One Coffea eugenioides isolate CCC68of chromosome 2, Ceug_1.0, whole genome shotgun sequence genomic window, CATCCTCTTTATATCAACTATATTTAATTTTGATGTAATTAAGAGTTCAATTCAACTAGTTAACATATTCAGGTGCCTGTCATATTGAAGCAGATGAATACTTGTTAAATAATTCAAAGTTTCATCATAATTGGATTTTAGAAGGCAACATTAAAAAAGTGCCCAACATAACGTAAACATGTAAGATGGCTAAAACTTAGAAAAAGCATCGGAACATTACCACTTGTAAATCGATGCATAAAAAGGCTAGAATCAATAAGTTTCTAAACAAATGGAAGCTCTTTAAGGCTCAAAAGTTTGCAAAGCCAAATAGATAGTTCCCAACACATAACTATAGCATAAAATTACAGTTGTAGTTTTGCTACTATATTTGTGGCTATATCTTGTATTTTGGGCAATTATTCTGTTGTCTCTTTAGCAATAAAGTCTTCCATTATATAGGAAAAGTTACGACAAGCATGCACATATGCTGGCAAAGTTAAGACCATAGGGTGAAGGAGGTCAATTTTTAGACAACACATGAAATGAAGTAATAGTATAGTTAAAACTAATGGATGTTTATGTTAAATATAGTTTTTCATAAGTTTAATACGCTTTAAAATTcatattgtgcttaaatttagAAATAAAATTTAGTCTCTCTATTGCATTTAGAAACTTTGAAAGAATTTATTCTTGAAATAATCCATAAATAATTTTAAGTAGATCCAAAGTTCTTGTGAcaattataaattttaattatttgggAGGTCAATATAGATAGAAAAGAGAAATAAATTTTAATGGGAGTAAATAAGAAGCAGCATtaaaagtttcctaattttttaagcttaacaaataatttttcaaaattaaattggTTGTATGTGGCTCCACCACTATGCATGTACATagatttttctttgtttctttcttgcattttggaATGTCTTGTTCATTGTTACCCTAGGATCATGTGTTAATTTTGGTTATCAATACAAAATTACAATATAATTGTACTAGTAATATTGTacacatttttattatttatcatTAGGAATTAATGATAAGCCAACTGTACTATTTGAACTAATAGAGTTAGGCTGAGGTTTTTAAATTGGGTGGGGGGTTGGGTTGGATGGTACAGGAGAGGGATTGTAAGTAGGGGATTCTGATTAAGGCTTCccacttaccaaaaaaaatgTTGAGCTTTTTTTTACCTCTTTATAATAAACTTACAAAAGACACTTctagttatatttatttatttatttcttattttctcTACATAAAATGTCAaactttattttttcatttttcttataagTGGAAGTTTTTAAACTCAAAACCTCCTACTTACAATTCTCCTTTCCCCTTACCACTCAACTCAACCCCTTGCCTTTCACATAAAATGTTATACTTGTAGATTCGTAAAACTCAAAATTCTTGATTTATAACAAAAAATTAGCGACTAATTAAGACACTAGAACTTTGGAGCCACGTAGCTAATCTAAAAAACCAAACCATTCTTGTATAGAATTTGTGTTATAATTTACAATTCTAAGTCTAtgtgaatttaaattttatgtaattttttaccatcaaaataaataatttggattttcaaatgaattttgTAACAATTCTATACATTTCCCAagcgcaaaaaaaaaaaaattctaatgcTATGAAATTATAATTCTGTGGAATCCTAATTCCAATTGAATTCCAAACCAAATGCAGCCGAAGTGTAAATAGCGTGGACGTTATCTTACTTATCCATGTTAAGAAGTTATTTCCTAGGTAAATGATACCACACCCCGAAGGTTAGACCATTGTTATAATACTCAATTTAAGTTCATGACTTCATTCAATTTACACACCATGCCAATGAAGCTTGCATTTGCAGGAAATAAGCAATCTAGTCATTTTTTCAGTAAACAACGTACTAGATAGTCTCATCCTTGACTAATTAATAACAAGAATGAATGTGTGTCATCGTATATTCTTGTTCTTCCTGTTTATCTTACGCGGGCTTGTTTTGGACTATATAATATATGCAACTTGGAGAACATCTGGAGAGATGAAACAATCTTTGGAAATTAACCTCAGTTTAACAAATTTAGAAGTACTTTGCTATGCTTTCAATTCGacttaaaattaaaagaaacaatatcCAGCATGGGTTTAAAGAGTGCATTATATGATCAGAATACATTACTGGCATACTTAAAATAAGGCCCTTATCAATCAAATCTGAGCAGTTCCTATCTAACTATGTATTTTACAAGTTTTCTGATCTGGGGTTCATCCATCCATCATTGATGAATTCATGGTGCTGTAGTGTGTGGAGTGCTAATTTTCAAGGCATGCAACCTCCCATGTCTATCCCCATAGGAACAATTCTAAGACCTTACCAGCCAACCACTCGTAGAAATGCTTGTTAATTTAATGAAAACAGTTCAAGATAACTTTGACAACCATCGGAATGAGCGTAATAGTAAATTTTTAATAGTTAAACACCattttaattataaatataGTCAGGAGACTAAAATCAATATATTTAGATTGTGGTAGATATTGATGTCATTTACTGATAAAAAGTGAAAACTGTCAAATACTCTTGAGGATTCTAAACTTAGTTTAATATGCCAACACGAATTATCATCTAACAGTCAGCATAAGCATATGTATAACAATGATCAGCTCAATCTTACGATACAACTTCACAATAAAATAGTTTCACGCTTTTCGTTTCTCAATATTTTCCGCGTATATGAACAAAATATGAAGCCATGAGAAATGGCGCTCAAATCCCAAGCCATCATGGTCGACAATGAGTAGAAAGATATATACTTGAAGTAACAGCTAGTGCATTCTTTCTATCTTTCAACCCTAGCTTCTTGTTTCCTTTACCTTCATTACTACCTATACCTTCTATGCTCTTTTTCAACAACACAATTTTTCtgtctaaaataaaaaatttaatgcatcaaagaaattaaaacagaaaagaaTCCCTCAAATAACTTAGGAAGTTAGTGATGTGAAAATTgtaacaaataaatttttttttacgaaACTGTGATCCATTTTCACTAATGTTGGGAAAATTTAGACCAAGCTCGTTGTCATAGTTAGTCATGACTAGTAACTTAGATTCATATTAGGAATTGAGGTTGTCTAactcttatatatatatgtgtatcgTGGCCGCTGGTTTCAATTTGGGTAGACgttgaatgaaattgagctAATATATTAGTCTTGCTCCTTCCCTATTCTTCCAGTCGTAAGGCTCTCTCCATTATTTGTTTTGAGAATTATCCATCACCAACTTATATGATATATTTTACCTAACAAGGGCATTAGCATGCCAAGAAAATTATGCATCACACAAAGTTTGTGGAGTTTTCTTACAAAATTCTTTATTCCATTTTTTCAGTTCATAATTTAATTGCCACGGAAAAGATATTTACGTTTCTTTGGATCGTGAAAGTTAACTAAGCAATGACCTTTCTTTACTGTTATAGTATGTATGCCATTATTTCTTGGACTGCAGTTTCCACGGAAAAGTGTTCAACAAAACCCAAAGATAAGCATCCCTTGATTGAGGTCCGAAATGTTCTTTGATAGGATTAGTTAGCATTTTTCTACCTACAAAGTCATACGAAGTATATGAATTTACTGCTGAAACTACTCAATTATTAGAAAAAGTCTATCATCTATACTTGaaactaaaaagtaaataatagACTACGGCTTGAGTCTTATCTGATGATCTCTTCCGGCCTGCATTCTCTGAATCTGACCGTCGCTCTCTTTGTCCGATCCGCGTAAGTAACGTCACAGCATTCACATCTATCAATCTGACGGACAGGAACAGATACAACTTTCAGTTACCAAAAAATACTGTacgtctttttcttttttgggttagAAAATACAGCTTCAGTTACATCAGACTCTTGCAAGCGGTACAAGGTTATGGAGAACAAATATTATTGGTAGAAAATTGACCTATATGGATTTGAGTTAGCCAGTGTTAAGACTTAGCAGCATTTAGTTGGCTTGGATCGATTTTCTAGTTCTACCGGTTATTTATTGTTTGTAAGCCTATAAAATACTACTATGATAGCGTGGCATTCCAATAAAATATCAGATTAGCAAGTTTAATGCACTAATTAGCAAGTTTAAAACAATAAGGGGCTGAAATTAAATATATGTTTTTAAAGTATAGGGATGTACTATTCCTAAACTACGCGGGGGTTTTGCGTAATTTAGTTCACTAGTTAGAATTAGTTTTTTAGTGACTCGGAATCACAAATTACACTTGAGAACAAGAAGAAAATAAGAATATAAATAGCAGTTATATACCTCAATGCGCTTTGTTGCTGGTGAATAAACATCAACGTGTGACACAATATCTGCGGAGAGCACACATGGAGGCAATTTTCTCGGTGACGATCTATTATAGCTGGTGAGGGTAGAGTTCTTGGAGATCTTCTTTACAGAATCAAAGAAGAAAATATGTGGAGCTTCACAAGATTCCTTGGACGGCGCCCTCGTGTTAAACAAGAAATATCGTGGCGGATCCATTTTACTGCCTCCCCATCTTCTGAAGGTTTCAATGGGATTTTGCAGCCAACTTCGAGGTATTATTTTCTCATAAATATGGACAGAGTAGCCCCATGAGATGGAAATGGACCACCTATGTCGCCTGAGATAGCAAATTGTTTGCTGCAGCAGACGTGACTGGTCAGCATTGGCGGCTTTCATCAAGTGACGACTGGATTCGAACCTATTCATGCTGGGAAATATTGGGTTTACAACATCGAAGTGGTGAAGGGACATCAGCAGATTTTTGGGATGAGAGGACAGGAAACCAGCAATATTTCCTCGCAAATCAACCTGCAAATGGCAAGTGCCCGTATAGATGATCATCGAGAGAGTAAGAAATAATCCATGCAATTTTATGCGACCACTGTGTCACGGATGCAAGCACTGGCGGAGGTTCAAACTGCCAGTGAGGCCAGGTCGGAGCTGCATATTGtgcccaaaaaaagaaaggtggaGTACACTTTTAGGTGttagttttcttgaaattttttttagttaattaatttGCAATTGTGTTCCCACTAgccaaatgaatttttttattatgaGTATGGGAAGTTAGAAAAATTTTAAGTTTACACCTAATGATTTGTGAAAAGTTAATTTACATATGCTTTTATAAGTAATAATTTTTTACGGCAGTCCTTAGCTAAACCAAACATAACAAAGAAGGACTCAGTTCATTAATTTAATGATGACTGCAAGTACAAGTCTAATGCTTTAAGGAGTTTATAGATATCATTCAGTGGGTTACTTAATTAAACCCTCTTGTGTCATATATTGAATACACATATGTGTAGACAAAATGTTAATTGGATATAATTTTCGTACACTTCTCTACAAAACTCTTGTGATATAATACATGAGATCAAAGGATTGTTGAAAAACatctaagatttttttttcagtaATTGGTTATAAAAATTTGTCCATTTCATTTACCAAATTCGaagatttttttaatttgcGCCTCTATTGAAATTTTATCCTAACTCCGCCACTAGATGCAAGAAATCTTGATGATCAATAAGCATGTTCAAAAGAGTAAACGTGGAAGGAAGGGCTTATGGTCCTTTAACATATTGCCTAAATTGTTGTCTATTTTACTTGATTAAGTTTGCAAATGTgcttattttagttttatttttattgctttattggGCTTTTAGTCACTTGAGAGCATCTTAGTTTATAATCAGCCAGAGATGATCTCCATGATGTGTTAGTGTTCAAAAGTAAAAAGACTAAATTCATAGAAAGTTAGAACCTCACTGAATTCAAGCACATATTTTCTAGGTTGGATTCAAGCACATATTTTCAAGCACATATAATCACTGAATTAGCaatcttattttctaggttggACGACTAAAGTCTCATTGCATCACAAATAAATTTTCATCAGCACTTCTATGCTCAACCAAGGGCAAGAGTTAATCAACATCTTCCTTCAGGGTAAATTTCGTATGCAGTAGTCTAGCTTTAAGAAATCAAATTACCTGATGAAGACCTTTTTGGGGAGATAGATTTACTCCAATGTCAGCTATACAAACCATGGTAATGTGGTCAGCCGAGTGTAAATGCGCATAGTGCCGAAGGCAACCTTCCATATCATTTGCTAAGGCTTTTGCCAAAGGATAACTGAATATTAGCCCTGCTCCACCGAATCCCATGTTGAACGAGAACCCATAGTTTGTAATAATACACTCGGATGGGCCACCAAGGTAGTAGTACTTGGTATGATCATATTTTGCAAGAACATCAACCATATTATCCACAAAAAAGATTGAATCATCATCCCCCATAATCAACCATCGGAACCCTTTGCGCTCATCTCTAACTATTTCCATAATTGCATGCACCATGCGAACCATGATCGGTGCATATGCGTGTGTCTCTTTTATGAATTTAGTTAGGTCGTCGGAGACCCTATATGGAGGAGAAGCTGATGACCAGGGCAAAAGGTTTCCTTGTGGAGTTTTATCAAGATAGAGATATCCTCGGAATTCATTTGGTCGCCACCATGATTCAATATAATCCTTCCTGTGATGCATCGCTTTCTCGGAACCAACCAGTCCAAACAGAAGGAGTTTAGTGGTAGTAGGAGAATCACTAGAGTTTGACTGCAGGTGTGTTTTCCCTGTGATTGAAGAAGGAATGGAATTTGCAGCCCAGTTTGGTTGTTTCACATAAAagaatatgaaacaaaaacaagagacTGATCCAAAGATCAATAGCAGATTGATGGAGTAAAGCTTCTTCTTGAACATTATTGCAGATGACATTGTTCAGAAGATGGAAGTAAAGGTTGTTTGACAACATATAAAAGCTGAGCAAGGAGAACTAGCGTGAGGCTTGCACAAGAGTCAACGTTCATAAAAGATGCAGCAGCCCTATACCGTGGATCTGATTTTAGCTGCTTTGTTGTAGCCAAGCTAGCCACCAACGAAACATAGCTTGCACTCTTCTACCGGAAAAAGACCGCATGCCAATTGATTACGTCCTACCAGAATTTAGTTGATTCATTTCTTTGTTCCTTTTTCCGAATTAGACCAATTCAATCAAATTAACTTGGCTCTGCTAACCATCTTCAGAGTAATTAACAGTGCTGAACTACTAATTACAGTCTGTTAGCGTTATACAAAGTTCTATTGATCTATATAACATCTCCTGTTAATTCTCTATttttagagtaaatcttatatacactgataatgtatacactattaaAGTTAGATATACGAcacatatgtaaaatttgagtttcaaattcaaattcgaattatgtgtcatgtatttattaGTGAAAATGTATGCACTGACAGTG contains:
- the LOC113764104 gene encoding uncharacterized protein LOC113764104 isoform X1 — protein: MSSAIMFKKKLYSINLLLIFGSVSCFCFIFFYVKQPNWAANSIPSSITGKTHLQSNSSDSPTTTKLLLFGLVGSEKAMHHRKDYIESWWRPNEFRGYLYLDKTPQGNLLPWSSASPPYRVSDDLTKFIKETHAYAPIMVRMVHAIMEIVRDERKGFRWLIMGDDDSIFFVDNMVDVLAKYDHTKYYYLGGPSECIITNYGFSFNMGFGGAGLIFSYPLAKALANDMEGCLRHYAHLHSADHITMVCIADIGVNLSPQKGLHQVDLRGNIAGFLSSHPKNLLMSLHHFDVVNPIFPSMNRFESSRHLMKAANADQSRLLQQTICYLRRHRWSISISWGYSVHIYEKIIPRSWLQNPIETFRRWGGSKMDPPRYFLFNTRAPSKESCEAPHIFFFDSVKKISKNSTLTSYNRSSPRKLPPCVLSADIVSHVDVYSPATKRIEIDRCECCDVTYADRTKRATVRFRECRPEEIIR
- the LOC113764104 gene encoding uncharacterized protein LOC113764104 isoform X2 translates to MHHRKDYIESWWRPNEFRGYLYLDKTPQGNLLPWSSASPPYRVSDDLTKFIKETHAYAPIMVRMVHAIMEIVRDERKGFRWLIMGDDDSIFFVDNMVDVLAKYDHTKYYYLGGPSECIITNYGFSFNMGFGGAGLIFSYPLAKALANDMEGCLRHYAHLHSADHITMVCIADIGVNLSPQKGLHQVDLRGNIAGFLSSHPKNLLMSLHHFDVVNPIFPSMNRFESSRHLMKAANADQSRLLQQTICYLRRHRWSISISWGYSVHIYEKIIPRSWLQNPIETFRRWGGSKMDPPRYFLFNTRAPSKESCEAPHIFFFDSVKKISKNSTLTSYNRSSPRKLPPCVLSADIVSHVDVYSPATKRIEIDRCECCDVTYADRTKRATVRFRECRPEEIIR